The Plasmodium yoelii strain 17X genome assembly, chromosome: 8 DNA window tgcttatttttattctccatttatgttttatttaatagtGTAATTTCCCAATGTAGTGTTACAATGgtaagaaaataaataagccGTTATcttatattgtttatatttatgttatattttattttttatatgaatgtatatgaatttttttttaaagcaaACAATGTTTTAgttagtttattataatgtgtatatatatttgcataAAATACATTGGTATTATATGCTTTAAATaagaacataaaaaattattacatataatgTAACATTTGTATTGAATCATTctgattatttattaattcaatTACAATAATGGTATTAAGATCAAATATCacatacaaataaaaatatatgccaTGATACTATTTGGAATAAACAATAAGTCGTGATGCTACTGGGAATAAACAATAAGTCGTGATGCTACTGGGAATAATGAATAAATCACggtttatttttactataaTGACACAAGTAACAGGAcatataagtattatatgaggaatatgttttttatggTAACAAATGGGGAAATATCGGAAAACAAAAAGTTTTTTCAATGATGAATCGGAATTAAATCATTATAAAGGAAGGATGCGGATATATATAAGTTCTGAATTGCAATATTAAAGATTGacacattttaataaatccAATATAtgattacatatatatatgggatatacaaattaaaataaaatgttacaAAAAAGGGAGATTTATAACATAAAGATACTTAAATGTCTCGAATTATTGACatttgtttaattatattatatcaattaatttttacaGAGTGTGTGATATACTTGAATTTTTggtttattttcataatatgaatCAGTAACTACAATGTGATATTGGTGGATACTATGTTTCGGTATAATTATATGGTGATAGTTTGGTATCACTTTTTATTGTTGATGATgtacttttattatatgatatTGTGTGTTCGGTGGAACAGTTGAGGGTTTTGTTTCACTGTtggatattattttttagtaaTTTCATTCTTTTGATAACGGATTACACCAAATGTTAGTGCTAATGTTGAAATAAAGTAGATATAACTGCAgctttgttatttttaataaacgacttagcattttttttattttgtttataatttctGGGTTTGCTTCAACATAATTATTGGATCCTGAGGTTAATACATTTATTGCCAACAAAAAGGCAACAATATAATGCTTTTGTTAATTtgatttttgcataattaaGTAAAATGattacaatataataaatgtataaagCGAATTAATGTAATTATAAAGTTgattataacaataaaatacaaaataaaatccaataaataatattaagataggaatatttaatatttttggtaattaaaaaatgtccAGGGTCCCGGTTTAATGTTGCAGATTTATGGGTCCCGATTTAATGTTGCAGATTTATGGGTCCCAATTTAATGTTGCAGATTTATGGGTCCCGATTTAAAaggtatataaattttaaataaatcagatatattttgttcattattataaatatagtggtgtaatatatataaagaaaattataatataattataattcaaATTTCTGCATATTTTGATTAAAACAGGAGGGAATTAATCAATATATTTGGTATATGATGGaattttgtatttaaatttttgttgtattttttaCTATGATTGagatatgtaaaaataaaggtGATATAGTGTTTAAATGTTATACGTGTGATAATATGTTTGTGaaatgagaaaaataaaaagttaaCAGAGTAATTAAATTATGATTTAAGGTTTGGGGATGATGATAAATCGGTAATTCCATGGAATATAACGtttttatacaatttgtACAATTTAtgccatttttttattggttgtatttaatgttataatgTCTGATTTATTTGGGGagtatcatattttatatgatttgaatagaaataatatatttgatgttgtatattatgaaatatatttataaacagACTGATTATATACCAAtctatgaaaaaatatatttttacaaaaaagtagtaaataaaatcgagaatattattaaataaaatttaaaattggAGAAGTATAACAATACGAAACCGTTTAAATGTAAATAGCAACGATGGTTAATGTTTtcattatatgtatttattcatataaaaaaaatatatgtatctaatattttattatttgaatttatatttattattttgtcatatacaagttcataaaatattagaaTCGTATCgctaaatatattaatgtattataaattatattaaaatggtgtattttttatagaaaggttactatttatttgaaaaaagaaataatatttatatccataaatggttttaatgaatatgaCGAAATTGATTACACCaatacatttataaattttatagaaagtggaaaaagttaataaatgaaataaattatgttttttatagacatataatttattcataaatattactattttgGGAATAAATGTCAAGTTATAAAGATTATTTCAAACTCCATATATTAGTTCAtttatttaacaaataaagCTAAAAATGAGAGTCAGtactttaaaatatgttcttttttcaattattatttgttcttTTGAATATGGGAAAAATGTAAGTTACagattattttcatttattattaatatttcattatagtTTTCATACCTATTGTTTTACATTAactttatattattgtttgaTGTGTTGATAAGGAAAATAAGTTaaacaattaaaattaattggaaatatgtaaataaatatttcatttctttGCAGGAATTATACTATGTAAATGAAAGAACCATCTGTTTTGAaaggaatataataaattttagtaataataggaTATTAGCAGATGGAGATAGCCAATTTAATTTACATGAATTTTATGAATCAACTTCGAGTGTTGAAAATCAAGTTAATGACCACGATAATGatgacgaaaaaaatatatctattcGAAATACTGTAGATTCACATGTAAAgaagaataaaaaaagtaagaAATCactttattcaaaaaatgtagataaaaaaaggaaaaagttAATTCATGGACATCACAAAGAAATAGAAGAAATAGAAGAAATAGAAGAAACAGAAAAAGAGAttgataatacaaataacaataaattaGCAATAGTACCgatagaaaataattctgTATCAGAAGAAGAAGACTTTGAAGAATTGGAAAATGAAGGAAATGTCGTAGTGAGTGAGCATTATGAGATCAATTCAAGTATCGAAGACGAATTAAATGATAAACTagagttaaaaaaaatggtcAACGGATTAATTACGAAGGTGGTGTTTTTGAATATGCTTGTTTTTGCGTTATCGGTAAACGAATGGATTGAAATTGGACTTATTATTATGAGTGTAGCCCTTtcatttgaaatattttatagatttTATCAATACCTTAAATTAcgttttaaagtatataaaagatccctcaaaaaaaaagaatcccccaaaaaaaaaacatcaaatgaataaaaataatatatttaatatttgatGTTACatattgatatattatataaagtgATTACATATCTATCTATGGAgagcatatattatttgtatttgaTAAACGAATTCAAAGGCGATATTTAAGAGAACaagtaaagaaaatgaatcattatatatgattcgaagggAGTGGTTAttccaggaatagtaataatgattgatataagaaagtttttatttttgaccataatttttgaagataatttttgattataatttttaaagataatcataatatataatgttatatatgtatatttataatatgtttacactgtttttgtataatttttatgttgtggaacccatattcgggttaagtgttatattgcatttaattttgaataattttgcataattttttataatttgataacatttattagtttaaagatttgttttaaatatatataggaaataaattattaaaaatatgtaaaggATAAGTTGgagtttttaatatttatattaagtcTAAATATGTAAGAAAAAATGAGGGTGAATATTACTCTGAAAAGgagtaataaatatattttgacaAATTATATGATTTGGATTTGTGTTAATACAACTCAATGGTAAATGTGTTGaattatgtatttttatattttattgttaatttgtGGGAATCCATTTGAGAGTTCTTATTAAATG harbors:
- a CDS encoding fam-b protein, which encodes MRVSTLKYVLFSIIICSFEYGKNELYYVNERTICFERNIINFSNNRILADGDSQFNLHEFYESTSSVENQVNDHDNDDEKNISIRNTVDSHVKKNKKSKKSLYSKNVDKKRKKLIHGHHKEIEEIEEIEETEKEIDNTNNNKLAIVPIENNSVSEEEDFEELENEGNVVVSEHYEINSSIEDELNDKLELKKMVNGLITKVVFLNMLVFALSVNEWIEIGLIIMSVALSFEIFYRFYQYLKLRFKVYKRSLKKKESPKKKTSNE